A stretch of Rubinisphaera margarita DNA encodes these proteins:
- a CDS encoding terminase large subunit domain-containing protein, which produces MRRRGAARHPRLFREALIVEGDPGRRLGSVLEDWQERDFAALDPGWLRLAGQLADGEPAAGGFQRAYLERPRGHSKTTDMAVQLAWILQNSSRRVEGLAAAADRDQAGLLRDAMERLVKRNAELCPDLVFRQHAVIQRKTGSRLSVISSDVQSSWGLLPDFVICDELSHWEKPELWYSLISSAAKKADCMLLVLTNAGVGRGWQWDVRETAARSRRWYFSSLDGCRAPWISEEWLEEQRQLLPAAVFDRLWNNRWQSSDGGFVSLEEAERCRDVELTAQVQGQRGRRYFAAIDYAEKHDFTVGVVVHWEGEVLVVDCMDVVQPRSGQPVQVSWVEQWIERIAESFGNVCFVLDEYQLLATIQKYDGRVELERFAFAGGKGNHSLAVCLRQLIVQQRVRWFPGCGAVESSWGRDDLETELASVVVKENSQGRWRIDHVQDGVHHDDRVFALGAAALRASEELGGGDWMEVSPPGGGFGW; this is translated from the coding sequence GTGAGACGTCGGGGGGCGGCGCGGCATCCGCGGCTGTTTCGTGAGGCGTTGATTGTGGAGGGGGATCCGGGGCGGCGGTTGGGGAGCGTTCTGGAAGACTGGCAGGAACGCGATTTCGCCGCCCTGGATCCCGGGTGGTTGCGGCTGGCGGGACAGTTGGCGGATGGGGAGCCGGCGGCGGGGGGCTTTCAGCGGGCTTATCTGGAGCGGCCGCGTGGGCACTCGAAGACGACGGACATGGCGGTTCAACTGGCGTGGATTCTGCAGAACAGTTCGCGGCGGGTGGAGGGGCTGGCGGCGGCAGCCGATCGGGATCAGGCGGGTTTGCTGCGGGATGCGATGGAGCGGCTGGTGAAGCGGAATGCGGAGCTGTGTCCGGACCTGGTGTTTCGTCAGCATGCGGTGATTCAGCGGAAGACGGGGAGCAGGCTGTCGGTGATCTCTTCGGATGTGCAGAGCAGTTGGGGGCTGTTGCCGGATTTTGTGATCTGCGATGAGCTGTCGCACTGGGAGAAGCCGGAGTTGTGGTACTCGCTGATCTCGTCGGCGGCGAAGAAGGCGGACTGCATGCTGCTGGTGCTGACGAATGCGGGCGTAGGTCGGGGCTGGCAGTGGGATGTGCGGGAGACGGCGGCTCGGAGTCGGCGGTGGTATTTCTCTTCGCTGGATGGATGCCGGGCGCCGTGGATTTCAGAGGAGTGGCTGGAGGAGCAGCGTCAGTTGTTGCCGGCGGCTGTGTTCGACCGGTTGTGGAATAACCGCTGGCAGTCGAGCGATGGTGGGTTCGTGAGCCTGGAGGAAGCGGAGCGTTGTCGGGATGTGGAGTTGACTGCTCAGGTTCAAGGGCAGCGCGGGCGGCGATATTTCGCGGCGATTGATTATGCAGAAAAGCATGACTTCACAGTGGGCGTGGTGGTTCACTGGGAGGGAGAGGTTCTGGTGGTCGACTGCATGGATGTGGTGCAGCCTCGGTCGGGGCAGCCTGTGCAGGTGAGCTGGGTCGAGCAGTGGATTGAGCGGATCGCGGAGAGCTTCGGCAATGTTTGCTTCGTGCTGGACGAGTATCAGTTGCTGGCGACGATTCAGAAGTACGACGGACGGGTGGAGCTGGAGCGGTTCGCTTTCGCGGGTGGGAAGGGGAATCATTCGCTGGCGGTGTGTCTCCGGCAGTTGATTGTGCAGCAGCGAGTGCGGTGGTTTCCGGGGTGTGGAGCGGTGGAGAGTTCGTGGGGGCGTGATGACCTGGAGACGGAGCTGGCGTCGGTGGTGGTGAAGGAGAACAGCCAGGGGCGCTGGAGGATTGATCATGTGCAGGATGGCGTGCATCACGATGACCGGGTGTTTGCACTGGGGGCGGCGGCGCTGCGGGCCAGTGAGGAGTTGGGTGGTGGGGACTGGATGGAGGTGTCGCCGCCGGGGGGTGGGTTTGGTTGGTAG
- a CDS encoding phage portal protein — translation MFEYLRDKVATARLRARYERRVQERLMDLVEEGTQRPVSEDAGDWLLVGEKSGRLGESERRELRDQARELVRDNPHARNILRLLEAYVVGDGLKLTVAAKRTSDEQIEDRWLTVLAELWEEFLTKNASHFSYREYARRVWRDGECFLRFFDDGEWPPSVRFVDPERIGAGPDDPHSQGVITDERDVERVRCYVQLDRDNRDVQEMIPADEVVHTRYGVDTNEKRGVSFFASIVQPLERFDQWSQTELLARKLQSSIVLWRKVQGGAGNAAAMADRARSGASSELDGDLRNERVLPGTILTTSAGTDIQFLQPDTNFGDAVPLGRMMLLCVAAGAGIPEFMLTADASNGNYASTLVAEGPAVKLFRSEQEFFTAAFGRLWRKVMESAIAAGLIPAEVLGQVELRWAYPELVSRDRPREREADVRLVEAGVLSRAEVQRREKLDPQQVAEELTREQPLRVQLAGQKTDGSGTDEVDA, via the coding sequence ATGTTCGAGTATTTGCGGGACAAGGTGGCGACGGCTCGTTTGCGGGCGCGGTATGAGCGTCGGGTGCAGGAGCGGTTGATGGATCTGGTTGAGGAGGGGACGCAGCGGCCGGTTTCGGAGGATGCGGGGGACTGGCTGCTGGTGGGCGAGAAGTCGGGACGCTTGGGGGAATCGGAGCGGCGGGAGCTGCGGGATCAGGCACGGGAGCTGGTGCGGGACAATCCTCACGCCCGGAACATTCTGCGATTGCTGGAAGCGTATGTGGTTGGGGACGGGCTCAAGCTGACGGTGGCGGCGAAGCGGACGTCCGACGAACAGATCGAAGACCGATGGCTGACGGTGCTGGCGGAGTTGTGGGAGGAGTTTCTGACGAAGAATGCGTCTCACTTCTCGTATCGGGAGTACGCCCGGCGGGTGTGGCGGGACGGGGAGTGCTTTCTGCGATTCTTTGATGATGGAGAGTGGCCGCCGTCGGTGCGGTTTGTTGATCCGGAGCGGATTGGGGCAGGGCCTGATGATCCGCATTCGCAGGGGGTGATTACGGATGAGCGGGATGTGGAGCGTGTCCGGTGCTACGTGCAGCTGGATCGCGACAATCGCGATGTGCAGGAGATGATTCCGGCGGATGAGGTGGTGCATACGCGGTATGGCGTGGATACGAATGAGAAGCGGGGTGTGAGCTTTTTTGCTTCGATCGTGCAGCCTCTGGAGAGGTTTGATCAGTGGTCGCAGACGGAGTTGCTGGCCAGGAAGCTGCAGTCGTCGATTGTGTTGTGGCGGAAGGTTCAGGGCGGAGCGGGGAATGCGGCGGCGATGGCGGATCGGGCGCGGAGTGGGGCGTCTTCGGAGCTGGATGGTGATCTGCGAAATGAGCGGGTGTTGCCGGGGACGATTCTGACGACTTCGGCGGGGACCGACATTCAGTTTCTGCAGCCTGATACGAACTTTGGCGATGCGGTGCCGCTGGGGCGGATGATGCTGCTGTGCGTGGCGGCTGGGGCTGGGATTCCGGAGTTCATGCTGACGGCGGATGCTTCGAATGGGAATTATGCGTCGACGCTGGTGGCTGAGGGGCCGGCGGTGAAGCTGTTTCGGAGTGAGCAGGAGTTCTTCACGGCTGCGTTTGGCCGGCTGTGGCGGAAGGTGATGGAGTCGGCGATTGCGGCGGGGCTGATTCCGGCGGAGGTGCTGGGTCAGGTGGAGTTGCGGTGGGCGTATCCGGAGCTGGTGAGTCGGGATCGGCCTCGGGAGCGGGAGGCGGATGTGCGGCTGGTGGAAGCGGGCGTGCTGAGCCGAGCCGAGGTGCAGCGGCGGGAGAAGCTGGATCCTCAACAGGTGGCGGAGGAGTTGACGCGGGAGCAGCCGTTGCGGGTTCAGTTGGCGGGGCAGAAGACAGACGGGAGCGGGACAGATGAAGTGGATGCGTAG